In Candidatus Nitrosarchaeum limnium SFB1, the following proteins share a genomic window:
- a CDS encoding hypothetical protein (hypothetical protein Nmar_1171), with translation MDVKEMIPIIVYDNQCYLCVKFAKVVEFLTRGNLTMIGHYSDIGTELKKSILGESALEMFWFIDNNTAFGGRAALIPLIKAIFSAKKKKMNKIQEDENCEQECKTVKTVFIRSASLFSNSKKIDF, from the coding sequence ATGGATGTCAAAGAGATGATTCCAATCATAGTTTATGATAATCAATGTTATTTGTGTGTAAAATTTGCAAAAGTAGTGGAATTTCTTACAAGAGGTAATTTAACAATGATTGGACATTATTCCGATATTGGTACAGAACTGAAAAAATCAATTTTGGGTGAATCAGCTTTGGAAATGTTTTGGTTTATAGACAATAATACAGCCTTTGGTGGAAGAGCAGCTCTAATACCATTAATTAAAGCAATTTTTTCTGCAAAAAAGAAAAAAATGAATAAAATTCAAGAAGATGAGAATTGTGAGCAAGAATGCAAAACGGTAAAAACTGTATTCATACGATCTGCAAGTTTATTCTCAAATAGCAAAAAAATAGATTTCTAG